In Leptotrichia sp. oral taxon 215 str. W9775, a single genomic region encodes these proteins:
- a CDS encoding carbohydrate ABC transporter permease — translation MKEKAIDKYKWNWKKVDYSAYLFILPVMVFFLSFVLYPMLKGIHLSLYRFRGRHISFVGFKHYINLFQNDIFLKSAWNTVFITFVALPIVVVFSIFVAYVIYEKNAVVRSFFRGIFYIPAISSVVSITVVWNWIYHPKFGILNYVFQKMHVISGPVDWLGNPKTAIFAIIAILITTSVGQPIILYVAALGNVPKDLIEASEIDGANKWQAFKNVTWPLIMPTTLYIVVVTTINSFQIFALIQLLTHGGPNYTTSTVMYLVYQTAIAEGRFGVSSAMGIILAIIIGIISILQFKFLSKDID, via the coding sequence ATGAAGGAAAAAGCCATTGATAAGTATAAATGGAACTGGAAAAAAGTAGATTACAGCGCGTATTTATTTATATTGCCTGTAATGGTCTTTTTTTTAAGTTTTGTCTTATATCCCATGCTAAAGGGAATACATCTGTCCCTCTACAGATTCAGGGGACGTCATATAAGTTTTGTAGGTTTTAAACATTATATAAATTTATTTCAAAATGATATATTTTTAAAATCTGCATGGAATACAGTGTTCATAACATTTGTTGCATTACCGATAGTAGTTGTATTTTCAATATTTGTAGCATATGTCATATATGAAAAAAATGCTGTTGTCAGATCATTTTTTAGAGGAATTTTCTACATCCCGGCAATATCTTCGGTAGTTTCCATAACAGTTGTATGGAACTGGATTTACCATCCAAAATTTGGGATATTAAATTATGTTTTCCAGAAAATGCATGTTATATCAGGGCCTGTTGACTGGCTTGGGAATCCTAAAACAGCAATATTTGCAATTATAGCAATTCTTATAACTACAAGTGTAGGACAGCCAATTATATTGTATGTTGCAGCTTTAGGAAATGTACCAAAGGATCTTATAGAGGCTTCTGAAATAGATGGTGCAAATAAGTGGCAGGCATTTAAAAATGTAACATGGCCTCTGATAATGCCTACAACGTTATATATAGTAGTTGTTACAACAATAAACAGCTTCCAGATTTTCGCACTGATACAGCTTCTTACTCATGGGGGACCAAACTATACAACTTCCACTGTAATGTATCTTGTTTATCAGACAGCAATAGCGGAAGGAAGATTTGGAGTATCATCGGCAATGGGAATTATTCTTGCTATAATAATCGGAATAATTTCAATATTACAGTTTAAATTTTTATCAAAAGACATAGACTAG
- a CDS encoding dihydrodipicolinate synthase family protein has product MRVDLEKFKGIFMAMYSAYDDNGNVDKERVKKLARYYADKKVKGLYVGGSSGEGVLQSEEERKQVVEAVMEEVGKELTIIVHVGANSTPESVRLAQHAAKMGVDAVSSIPAVYYRLSPASVKAHWQAMIDSTDLPFIIYHIPQTTGFNLPISLFEEMAKQEKVIGIKCSSESTFELQQFKAVGGKDFLVFNGPDEQFVAGRAIGADAGIGGTYGVMPELFMKLNEYMNNQEINKARELQNEVNEIIKGLLSVGSLYGACKYILHLRGVETGVPRLPMLPITDEAVKEKLQKLNKTIEDLIERVK; this is encoded by the coding sequence ATGAGAGTAGATCTGGAAAAATTTAAAGGAATTTTTATGGCAATGTATTCAGCCTATGATGACAATGGAAATGTAGACAAGGAAAGAGTAAAAAAACTTGCGAGATACTATGCAGATAAAAAAGTAAAAGGACTGTATGTTGGAGGAAGTTCCGGAGAAGGTGTCCTTCAGAGTGAAGAAGAAAGAAAACAGGTAGTTGAAGCTGTAATGGAAGAAGTAGGAAAAGAACTTACAATTATAGTTCATGTTGGAGCAAATTCTACACCTGAAAGTGTAAGATTGGCACAGCATGCGGCAAAAATGGGAGTAGATGCAGTATCATCAATACCTGCAGTATATTATAGATTATCACCTGCATCAGTAAAGGCACATTGGCAGGCGATGATAGACAGTACAGATTTACCGTTCATAATCTATCATATTCCACAAACAACAGGATTTAACTTGCCAATAAGCTTATTTGAAGAAATGGCAAAACAGGAAAAAGTAATAGGTATAAAATGTTCATCAGAAAGTACATTTGAATTACAGCAGTTTAAAGCAGTGGGAGGAAAAGACTTCCTAGTATTTAATGGTCCGGATGAACAGTTTGTAGCAGGAAGGGCTATAGGAGCAGATGCTGGAATTGGAGGAACATATGGAGTTATGCCTGAACTGTTTATGAAACTTAATGAATACATGAATAATCAGGAAATTAATAAAGCAAGAGAATTACAAAATGAAGTAAATGAAATTATAAAAGGTCTACTTTCTGTAGGATCATTGTATGGAGCGTGTAAGTATATCCTTCATTTAAGAGGGGTTGAAACAGGAGTTCCAAGATTGCCTATGCTTCCTATAACTGATGAAGCAGTAAAAGAAAAACTTCAAAAATTAAATAAGACAATAGAAGATCTTATTGAAAGGGTAAAATAA
- a CDS encoding ROK family protein: MYYICVDIGGTSIKYGVLSEKGEIFIDGTISTKVTEKENFILSDVKKLVRNILDEYKKYEIKGICVSTAGVVDPEKGKIVFAGPTIPKYTGTEIKKELEKEFSLPCEVENDVNCAGLGEYWKGAGKGSKSMVCLTIGTGIGGSVILDGKLLNGIGYTAGEIGYMDVNGNHIQNIASSRYLVEKVRKEKREKEGITDAITGVDIFELAKKGDEICVAAINEIISNLSVGIRNIMYLLNPEVIVIGGGITAQKEYLEEKIRKEVNDGMISDMFRKTRIELAQQGNQAGLLGALYNFLNKNG, encoded by the coding sequence ATGTATTATATCTGCGTAGATATAGGAGGAACTTCAATAAAATATGGTGTTCTAAGTGAAAAAGGAGAAATATTCATAGATGGAACAATTTCGACTAAAGTTACAGAAAAAGAAAATTTTATACTTTCAGATGTGAAAAAGCTTGTAAGAAATATTCTTGATGAATATAAGAAATATGAGATAAAAGGAATTTGTGTATCAACCGCAGGTGTAGTCGATCCTGAAAAAGGAAAGATAGTTTTTGCAGGTCCTACGATTCCAAAATATACAGGAACCGAAATAAAAAAGGAACTGGAAAAGGAATTCTCACTTCCATGTGAAGTTGAAAATGATGTGAACTGTGCAGGTCTTGGAGAATACTGGAAAGGAGCCGGAAAAGGTTCTAAATCCATGGTGTGTCTGACAATAGGTACAGGAATAGGTGGTTCTGTAATTTTAGATGGGAAACTTCTGAATGGAATTGGCTATACTGCAGGAGAAATAGGTTATATGGATGTAAATGGGAACCATATTCAGAATATAGCTTCGAGCAGGTATCTTGTGGAAAAGGTCCGGAAGGAAAAAAGAGAAAAAGAAGGAATAACTGATGCAATAACAGGAGTTGATATATTTGAGCTTGCAAAAAAAGGAGATGAAATCTGCGTAGCGGCAATAAATGAAATAATATCAAATCTTTCTGTTGGAATAAGAAATATAATGTATCTTCTTAATCCTGAAGTTATTGTTATTGGAGGAGGAATAACGGCTCAGAAGGAGTATCTTGAAGAAAAAATAAGAAAAGAAGTAAATGACGGCATGATAAGTGATATGTTCAGAAAAACACGTATAGAACTGGCACAGCAGGGAAATCAGGCAGGACTTCTCGGTGCATTGTATAATTTTTTAAATAAAAATGGATAA
- a CDS encoding carbohydrate ABC transporter permease: MKNNKKISVFSIVSMTILIILTIFFIFPFYWIATGAFKIQEVAISIPPEWFPLKPTLENFDKLLVPLTLRWFLNSVIIALSTTILVCTTASLAGYALAKKKFPGAGIIFIVFVAAMALPKQVILIPLLKFITELGWIDTYKALVLPAVGWPFGVFLMKQFSHSVPNELLESARIDGCNELKTFISIVLPIIKPGIGALAIFTFIASWNDYFSQLIFTNSEAMKTLPLGVAAMAQSAEFSLNYGLLMAGALLASLPMILVFLMFQNYFTQGVTMGAVKG, from the coding sequence ATGAAAAATAATAAAAAGATATCGGTGTTTTCAATCGTTTCAATGACTATATTAATAATATTGACAATATTTTTTATATTTCCTTTTTACTGGATTGCGACAGGGGCATTTAAAATACAGGAAGTTGCAATAAGCATACCACCTGAATGGTTCCCGTTAAAACCTACATTGGAAAACTTTGACAAACTGTTAGTACCATTAACTTTAAGATGGTTCCTTAACTCAGTGATAATAGCTCTTTCAACAACTATATTAGTATGTACTACAGCATCACTGGCAGGTTATGCTCTGGCAAAGAAAAAATTTCCAGGTGCAGGAATTATATTTATAGTATTTGTTGCGGCAATGGCACTGCCAAAACAGGTTATACTTATACCGCTTTTAAAATTTATTACAGAACTGGGATGGATAGATACATATAAAGCTCTTGTATTACCAGCTGTTGGATGGCCTTTTGGAGTATTTCTGATGAAGCAGTTTTCACATTCTGTTCCAAATGAACTTCTGGAGTCAGCAAGAATAGATGGATGTAATGAGCTGAAAACATTTATAAGCATAGTACTTCCTATTATAAAACCTGGTATAGGTGCATTGGCAATTTTCACATTTATTGCCAGCTGGAATGATTATTTTTCACAGTTGATATTTACAAACAGTGAAGCAATGAAAACTTTACCTTTAGGGGTTGCGGCAATGGCTCAAAGTGCTGAATTTTCATTGAACTATGGACTGCTTATGGCAGGGGCATTACTGGCTTCACTACCTATGATATTAGTATTCCTGATGTTCCAGAACTACTTTACTCAAGGTGTAACAATGGGAGCAGTGAAAGGATAG